The proteins below are encoded in one region of Casimicrobium huifangae:
- the rsmD gene encoding 16S rRNA (guanine(966)-N(2))-methyltransferase RsmD produces MNYKNQVRIIGGSHKRRIVRFPDMQGVTGFRPTPDRVRETLFNWLGQDLTGRRCLDVFSGSGALAFEAASRGATQVVAIESSRAAAQAIAQNQKLLDLPNLKLVNGDAFAFLASTPEKFDVVFLDPPFAQDWWQRLAPLVLRVAAPEVLIYCEFAKELTGRELPGFNRSRHDRAGMVHYHLFTPHVAGTAEPRNQASG; encoded by the coding sequence ATGAACTACAAGAATCAGGTCCGCATCATTGGCGGCAGCCACAAGCGGCGTATCGTGCGCTTCCCGGATATGCAGGGCGTCACCGGCTTCCGCCCGACCCCCGACCGTGTGCGCGAGACCCTGTTCAACTGGCTCGGACAGGACTTGACCGGGCGGCGCTGTCTTGATGTGTTCTCCGGCTCCGGCGCGCTGGCCTTCGAGGCTGCGTCACGCGGCGCGACGCAGGTGGTTGCCATCGAATCGTCTCGCGCCGCAGCGCAAGCCATCGCCCAGAACCAGAAATTGCTCGATCTGCCGAACCTGAAGCTGGTCAATGGCGACGCCTTTGCATTCCTGGCATCAACGCCAGAGAAGTTCGACGTCGTCTTTCTCGATCCACCCTTCGCGCAGGACTGGTGGCAGCGCCTGGCACCTCTGGTGCTGCGGGTGGCCGCGCCGGAGGTCCTGATCTATTGCGAATTCGCCAAAGAACTCACTGGCCGTGAATTGCCTGGCTTCAACCGCAGCCGTCATGATCGCGCCGGCATGGTGCACTATCATCTGTTCACGCCGCACGTCGCCGGGACCGCAGAGCCCCGCAATCAGGCGAGCGGGTAG
- the coaD gene encoding pantetheine-phosphate adenylyltransferase, with the protein MLRCVYPGTFDPMTKGHEDLVRRASRLFGEVVVGIADSKRKGPWFSADERVEMAREVTKELPNVRVERFSSLLLDFVRSQNASIILRGLRAVSDFEYEFQMAGMNRGMDPSIEVVFLTPSEKYMFISATIVREVAYFGGDFERFVHPFVAETLKRKVAERKAEGA; encoded by the coding sequence ATGCTGAGATGTGTTTATCCCGGAACTTTTGACCCCATGACCAAGGGGCATGAGGATCTGGTGCGCCGGGCGTCGCGGCTGTTCGGCGAAGTCGTTGTCGGCATCGCGGACTCAAAGCGCAAGGGGCCGTGGTTCTCGGCCGATGAGCGCGTGGAAATGGCGCGCGAAGTCACCAAAGAGCTGCCCAATGTGCGCGTCGAGCGTTTCTCGTCGCTGCTGCTGGATTTTGTGCGCTCGCAAAACGCCAGCATCATTCTGCGTGGCCTGCGCGCGGTCAGCGACTTCGAGTACGAGTTCCAGATGGCAGGCATGAACCGCGGCATGGACCCGAGCATCGAGGTGGTGTTTCTGACGCCATCAGAAAAGTACATGTTCATCTCGGCCACCATCGTGCGCGAAGTGGCCTACTTCGGTGGCGATTTCGAGCGCTTCGTGCACCCCTTCGTTGCCGAAACACTGAAGCGCAAGGTCGCGGAGCGCAAGGCCGAAGGCGCCTGA
- a CDS encoding carbohydrate binding family 9 domain-containing protein produces MKNQTCSRAGWRAVAVAVVALLAAHSALALQAIPATDKIKLDGKLDEADWQRAPVSANFIENMPREKQPARDRTEVRMLYDHDALYVGIRAYDPDPSHIYAPFVRRDKVFGNQDNLIVWIDPTGARKFAQFFRVNPRGVLADGIWNEDNTEEDFSPDFDFEAVPARLADGWSAEFRIPWASLRLPHPAPEKLTFIVFRNQPRDTRIRTTNVPLGRDPSCFLCVAEELTGLASLPKASGLTVTPYAAVNSSQSKVGDTTTRETKFSAGADIKWRPSPEWVIDATLRPDFSQLELDTPQLKGNTRFALSVQEKRPFFLEGSDLYSQPFGLIYTRSITDPLWGARATYRSESADAAVLTVKDRGGGFVILPGTYYSDAREQGASQATLARVRVPYGAGGGTGSVGALFSDRTYDDGRSNRTAAVDGQYKPNDDSRLRAQFSASQTDDRVLGSKGDGHAAFVDALYDNGVYHGWLGLSKVSPKFRSDNSITTQNGYEWAKFEAWRCSKHEAFFNNVCAGAFGGETRASSGAALSRWITPQLYMNGARNSEWSLQPRWFNYSRVTEGGQWHHVPTLYARAEGNPGQRLHYAFVEVEAGRSVDVATDTLARLLYTGLNFNTRPHERVELEWKASDFRLNDLDRGSWRLHERVLQLVGVGYITAQDTLRLIAQHTLSKRNPAMYSFTVTPRSQTQAISLVYSHKRGLGREFNLGVTQSNQRATGSASHIATEVFAKLSWAVNL; encoded by the coding sequence ATGAAAAATCAAACCTGTTCCCGCGCCGGGTGGCGCGCTGTGGCTGTTGCCGTCGTTGCTCTGCTGGCTGCGCACTCGGCGCTGGCGCTGCAGGCAATTCCTGCCACTGACAAGATCAAACTGGATGGCAAGCTCGACGAGGCCGACTGGCAGCGCGCGCCGGTCTCGGCCAACTTCATCGAGAACATGCCGCGCGAAAAGCAGCCGGCGCGCGACCGCACCGAGGTGCGCATGCTGTATGACCACGATGCGCTGTACGTCGGCATTCGGGCCTACGACCCCGACCCGTCGCACATCTACGCGCCGTTCGTCCGCCGCGACAAGGTGTTTGGCAATCAGGACAATCTGATCGTCTGGATCGACCCCACCGGTGCGCGGAAATTTGCGCAGTTCTTTCGGGTCAATCCCCGTGGCGTGCTCGCCGATGGCATCTGGAACGAGGACAATACCGAAGAGGACTTCTCGCCCGACTTTGATTTTGAGGCGGTGCCGGCGCGTCTGGCGGACGGCTGGAGCGCCGAGTTCCGCATCCCGTGGGCATCGCTCAGGCTGCCACACCCGGCGCCGGAGAAGCTGACCTTTATCGTCTTCCGCAATCAGCCGCGCGACACCCGGATCCGCACCACCAACGTGCCGCTCGGACGCGATCCATCCTGCTTTCTATGTGTTGCTGAGGAACTGACCGGGCTTGCCAGTCTGCCCAAAGCGTCCGGGCTGACTGTCACGCCCTACGCCGCAGTCAATTCCAGCCAGAGCAAGGTGGGTGACACGACGACCCGCGAAACGAAATTCAGCGCCGGCGCCGACATCAAGTGGCGGCCGAGCCCGGAATGGGTCATCGATGCCACGCTGCGGCCGGATTTCTCGCAGCTTGAGCTGGACACACCGCAATTGAAGGGCAACACGCGGTTCGCGCTGTCGGTGCAGGAGAAGCGGCCGTTCTTCCTGGAAGGCAGCGATCTCTATTCGCAGCCGTTCGGCCTGATCTACACCCGTTCGATCACCGACCCGCTGTGGGGCGCGCGTGCCACTTATCGCAGCGAGAGCGCCGATGCGGCCGTGCTGACAGTGAAGGATCGTGGTGGCGGTTTCGTCATCCTGCCCGGCACCTACTACTCCGACGCCCGCGAACAGGGCGCCTCGCAGGCTACGCTGGCGCGGGTGCGCGTGCCCTACGGCGCGGGCGGCGGCACTGGCAGCGTTGGCGCACTGTTTTCTGATCGCACCTACGACGACGGCCGCAGCAACCGAACCGCAGCGGTAGATGGCCAGTACAAGCCGAACGACGATTCACGGCTGCGGGCACAGTTTTCGGCCAGCCAGACCGATGACCGTGTGCTGGGCAGCAAGGGCGATGGCCATGCGGCGTTTGTCGACGCCCTGTACGACAACGGTGTCTATCACGGCTGGCTTGGTCTGAGCAAAGTCTCACCGAAGTTCCGCAGCGACAACTCGATCACCACGCAGAACGGCTACGAATGGGCCAAGTTTGAGGCATGGCGCTGCAGCAAGCATGAGGCCTTTTTCAACAATGTCTGCGCTGGCGCTTTTGGCGGTGAGACCCGCGCCAGTTCCGGTGCAGCCCTGTCGCGCTGGATCACGCCGCAGCTCTACATGAACGGTGCGCGCAATTCGGAGTGGAGCCTGCAGCCGCGCTGGTTCAACTATTCCCGCGTGACCGAAGGCGGGCAGTGGCATCACGTGCCGACGCTGTACGCTCGCGCTGAAGGCAACCCCGGCCAACGTCTGCATTACGCGTTCGTCGAGGTCGAGGCCGGCCGCAGCGTTGATGTTGCCACCGACACCCTGGCGCGCCTGCTCTACACCGGCCTCAACTTCAACACCCGTCCGCACGAACGCGTCGAGCTGGAATGGAAGGCGAGCGACTTCCGCCTGAACGACCTCGATCGCGGCAGCTGGCGCCTGCATGAACGTGTGCTGCAACTGGTCGGGGTGGGCTACATCACGGCGCAGGACACGTTGCGGCTCATCGCACAGCACACGCTGTCCAAGCGCAACCCGGCGATGTATTCGTTCACGGTGACACCGCGATCGCAAACGCAGGCAATCTCGCTGGTCTACTCGCACAAGCGCGGGCTCGGTCGTGAGTTCAACCTCGGGGTGACACAAAGCAACCAGCGGGCAACCGGCAGCGCCAGCCACATCGCCACTGAGGTCTTTGCCAAGCTGTCGTGGGCGGTGAACCTGTAG
- a CDS encoding YfhL family 4Fe-4S dicluster ferredoxin — MALLITDECINCDVCEPECPNDAISLGAEIYEIDPAKCTECVGHFDTPQCREVCPVDCIPVNPAHIETREQLQLKYAGLMKLKKVPIE, encoded by the coding sequence ATGGCGCTGCTGATCACCGATGAATGCATCAATTGCGACGTTTGCGAGCCGGAGTGCCCGAACGACGCGATCAGTCTCGGCGCCGAAATCTATGAGATCGACCCGGCCAAGTGCACTGAATGCGTGGGACACTTTGACACGCCGCAGTGTCGCGAGGTGTGTCCGGTCGATTGCATCCCCGTGAACCCGGCGCACATCGAGACGCGAGAGCAGTTGCAGCTCAAATACGCCGGCCTGATGAAACTGAAGAAAGTACCGATCGAATGA
- a CDS encoding GlcG/HbpS family heme-binding protein codes for MKSKPVLTLDDVKKIAAAAEAEAVKNNWAVTISVVDDGGHLLWLQRLDGAAPVSSWIGPKKAVTAAIGRRETAIYEKMVNEGRFSFLAVDPVTPLEGGVPIMVDGVCVGAVGVSGVKSSEDVQIAKAGIAALGL; via the coding sequence ATGAAAAGCAAGCCCGTCCTCACCCTCGACGACGTCAAGAAAATCGCGGCAGCCGCCGAAGCCGAAGCGGTGAAGAACAACTGGGCAGTGACCATCTCGGTGGTGGACGACGGCGGCCATCTGCTGTGGCTGCAGCGGCTCGACGGTGCGGCGCCGGTGTCGTCGTGGATCGGCCCGAAAAAGGCGGTCACTGCCGCGATCGGCCGTCGCGAGACTGCGATTTACGAGAAGATGGTCAACGAAGGCCGTTTTTCATTCCTTGCCGTTGATCCGGTGACGCCGCTCGAAGGCGGGGTGCCGATCATGGTCGATGGCGTCTGCGTCGGCGCGGTCGGCGTCTCGGGTGTGAAGTCCAGTGAGGACGTGCAGATCGCCAAGGCTGGCATTGCCGCGCTCGGGCTGTAG
- a CDS encoding MAPEG family protein, producing the protein MTIALFCILLAAILPLVCAGLSKWRGFKVSHRDGGYDNRSPRDWIAKQEGFPRWAHAAQENSWEAFPFFAAAVIVCHMLGVIGTLPNALAVAFIVLRCAYIWCYVTGRQQWRSRVWALAWAANVAIFLLPLTR; encoded by the coding sequence ATGACCATCGCCCTCTTCTGCATCCTGCTCGCCGCCATCCTGCCGCTGGTCTGCGCTGGCCTGTCAAAGTGGCGCGGCTTCAAGGTCTCGCATCGCGACGGCGGCTACGACAACCGCAGCCCGCGCGACTGGATCGCGAAGCAGGAAGGCTTTCCGCGCTGGGCACATGCGGCACAGGAGAACAGCTGGGAAGCATTCCCCTTCTTCGCTGCGGCGGTGATCGTTTGCCACATGCTCGGCGTGATCGGCACGCTGCCGAACGCGCTCGCGGTGGCGTTCATCGTGCTGCGCTGCGCCTACATCTGGTGTTACGTCACCGGCCGGCAACAGTGGCGCTCGCGGGTGTGGGCGCTGGCCTGGGCCGCCAACGTGGCGATCTTCTTGTTGCCGCTGACGCGCTGA
- a CDS encoding YeeE/YedE family protein — MHPYIFSFAGGLLIGAAVWLLLIGLGRVAGISGIMAAAIAQPRAGTWRIAFLAGLIGGGLLFARLFNVPSVTVTSTPLLIVAGLLVGFGTVVSGGCTSGHGVCGLGRRSLRSLVATLTFMIAGAVTVAIVRAMQ; from the coding sequence ATGCACCCTTACATTTTCTCCTTTGCCGGCGGCCTGCTGATTGGCGCGGCGGTGTGGTTGCTGCTCATCGGCCTCGGCCGCGTTGCCGGCATCAGCGGCATCATGGCCGCAGCGATCGCCCAGCCGCGCGCAGGCACTTGGCGCATCGCCTTTCTCGCCGGCCTGATCGGCGGTGGCCTGCTGTTTGCCCGCCTGTTCAACGTGCCCAGCGTGACAGTGACCTCGACACCCTTGTTGATCGTGGCTGGTCTGCTGGTTGGCTTTGGCACGGTGGTGAGTGGTGGCTGCACCAGCGGCCACGGCGTGTGCGGCCTTGGACGGCGCTCGCTGCGATCACTGGTGGCAACGCTGACTTTCATGATCGCCGGCGCAGTGACCGTGGCCATCGTGAGGGCGATGCAATGA
- a CDS encoding DUF6691 family protein, whose product MKPQSTSVRPLLIAALAGVVFAAGLALGGMMDPRKVQGFLDVGGIGSGRWDPSLAFVMGGALLVSLITFARVGTREMSWSGDPIALPTRRDIDGRLVGGAALFGVGWGLSGYCPGPAVASLLIGGLDVACFIGAMAAGMLLARWWQTRAVDSQEADA is encoded by the coding sequence ATGAAGCCGCAATCGACTTCAGTGCGCCCATTGCTGATCGCGGCGCTGGCGGGCGTGGTCTTCGCTGCCGGCCTCGCCCTCGGCGGCATGATGGACCCGCGCAAGGTGCAGGGTTTTCTCGACGTGGGCGGCATCGGCAGCGGTCGCTGGGACCCAAGTCTTGCCTTCGTGATGGGTGGCGCGCTGCTGGTGTCGCTGATCACCTTTGCCCGTGTTGGTACGCGCGAAATGTCGTGGTCAGGCGATCCGATCGCGCTGCCGACGCGGCGCGATATCGATGGCCGTCTGGTTGGCGGCGCGGCGCTGTTTGGCGTGGGTTGGGGTTTGTCCGGTTACTGTCCGGGGCCGGCGGTGGCCTCGCTGCTGATTGGCGGGCTCGACGTGGCCTGTTTTATTGGTGCGATGGCGGCGGGCATGCTGCTCGCGCGCTGGTGGCAGACTCGTGCAGTCGACAGTCAAGAAGCGGATGCATGA
- a CDS encoding group II truncated hemoglobin has product MTEAESATTAQQTPYELFGGDTGVRALVDAFYDHMDLDEAYQGIRKLHPHTLDSSRDKLYWFLSGWLGGPSLYIERFGHPRLRARHLPFPIGEAERDAWLACMRDALRDREIDAALSEWLMSQLFGTADWMRNKAG; this is encoded by the coding sequence ATGACTGAAGCAGAGAGCGCCACAACGGCGCAACAGACCCCGTACGAACTGTTCGGCGGTGACACCGGAGTCCGCGCGCTGGTCGATGCCTTTTACGACCACATGGATCTCGACGAGGCGTATCAGGGTATTCGCAAGCTACATCCGCACACGCTGGACAGCTCGCGCGACAAACTCTACTGGTTCCTGAGCGGCTGGCTTGGTGGCCCGAGCCTCTACATCGAACGCTTTGGGCATCCACGGCTGCGCGCCCGCCATCTGCCGTTCCCGATTGGAGAAGCCGAGCGCGATGCCTGGCTCGCCTGCATGCGCGACGCGCTGCGCGACCGCGAGATTGACGCAGCGCTGTCGGAATGGCTGATGAGCCAGTTGTTTGGTACGGCCGACTGGATGCGCAACAAGGCCGGTTGA
- a CDS encoding CoA pyrophosphatase yields MELQRIRRQIAATQVWRGTPLGEAGDMSTHERRQAHAVLGRTIRPAGVLILLVERDDALNVVLTQRTAHLHDHAGQISFPGGRQDAEDADIVATALRESTEEIGTDSSRIEVVGTLPNYVTVTAYEVTPVVATSAPQQYRVDPFEVADVFEVPLAHVLDDRNWRRDNFMRDGKRREYWAVPWRERYIWGATAGMLRTFREVLLHGTQND; encoded by the coding sequence ATGGAACTGCAACGCATCCGCAGGCAGATTGCCGCCACGCAGGTTTGGCGCGGCACGCCGCTGGGCGAGGCGGGCGACATGTCCACCCACGAGCGGCGGCAGGCGCACGCCGTGCTCGGGCGTACCATTCGCCCGGCTGGCGTGCTGATCCTTCTCGTCGAACGCGATGACGCGCTCAACGTTGTGCTGACGCAACGTACCGCGCATCTGCACGATCACGCCGGTCAGATCAGCTTCCCCGGTGGCCGTCAGGACGCAGAGGACGCCGATATCGTCGCCACCGCGCTGCGCGAATCGACCGAGGAAATCGGCACTGATTCTTCGCGCATTGAGGTCGTGGGCACGTTGCCGAACTATGTGACGGTCACTGCCTACGAGGTGACGCCAGTGGTTGCCACGTCGGCGCCGCAGCAATATCGCGTCGATCCCTTCGAGGTGGCAGACGTATTCGAAGTGCCACTTGCCCACGTGCTCGATGACCGTAACTGGCGGCGTGACAACTTCATGCGTGATGGCAAACGGCGCGAATACTGGGCGGTGCCGTGGCGCGAGCGCTACATCTGGGGCGCCACTGCCGGCATGCTGCGCACCTTCCGCGAAGTGCTGCTGCACGGAACACAGAATGACTGA